From the genome of Winogradskyella forsetii, one region includes:
- a CDS encoding LuxR C-terminal-related transcriptional regulator, whose translation MKQSQIKDLYRFIFKSYEKPSLKKHIEKLIELDEYLPYSSTFFCVTNTQELTFEYVSKNYKSCLGLDASELKVHGMRYFWSRIHPEDVDAWLSALNNLMEFTLSEIPEERRKDANYTWNFRLKNADDIYVNIVQNTTPLVFDSAGKPIIGLAHYTVLDPNIKMEITASAKLLNAKKEYETIYFNNFSQKLLDDGISNRERDVIRLLVLNHTSKEISEKLSISSHTVDTHRRNILKKLKISSTGELVGMLKMNQHWL comes from the coding sequence ATGAAACAGTCCCAAATCAAAGATTTATATCGCTTTATATTCAAGTCATATGAAAAGCCATCTCTAAAGAAACATATCGAAAAATTAATAGAGCTCGATGAGTATTTGCCTTACAGTTCTACGTTTTTTTGCGTTACCAATACCCAAGAATTAACTTTCGAATATGTAAGTAAAAACTATAAGTCGTGCCTAGGATTAGACGCAAGTGAGCTAAAAGTACATGGTATGCGTTATTTTTGGAGTAGAATTCATCCAGAGGATGTTGATGCATGGTTAAGCGCACTTAATAATTTAATGGAATTTACACTCAGTGAAATACCAGAAGAGAGACGAAAAGATGCGAATTACACATGGAATTTTAGATTGAAAAATGCAGATGATATTTATGTCAATATCGTACAGAATACAACCCCTTTGGTTTTTGATTCTGCTGGAAAACCCATAATTGGATTAGCTCATTACACGGTTTTGGATCCAAATATAAAAATGGAGATTACGGCTTCTGCTAAATTGCTTAACGCCAAAAAAGAATATGAAACCATATACTTTAACAACTTTTCGCAAAAATTATTAGATGATGGGATTAGTAACAGAGAACGGGACGTTATAAGATTACTGGTGCTAAACCATACAAGTAAAGAAATTTCTGAGAAGTTAAGTATAAGTTCACACACGGTAGATACACACCGAAGGAATATATTGAAAAAGCTTAAAATTTCGTCAACAGGAGAACTCGTTGGTATGTTAAAAATGAATCAACATTGGTTGTAA
- a CDS encoding Lrp/AsnC family transcriptional regulator gives MTFDVIDRKLLELLQNDSKQTNKALAHALGLSVTAVYERIKKLENNKVVNRYVALVDKKKVDKDFVVFCNIKLVQHTQDYVVKFEREVAKLNEVLECYHISGDYDYLIKVLVEDMEAFREFMVKKLTTIDHIGSTYSMFMINEVKHTTAISI, from the coding sequence ATGACTTTCGACGTGATTGACAGAAAATTATTAGAACTGCTACAAAACGACAGTAAACAAACCAACAAAGCATTAGCTCATGCCTTAGGTTTGTCGGTTACGGCAGTTTACGAACGCATCAAAAAACTTGAAAATAATAAAGTTGTTAATCGCTATGTGGCACTAGTTGATAAAAAGAAAGTTGATAAAGATTTTGTGGTATTTTGTAATATTAAGTTGGTGCAACATACACAAGATTACGTTGTAAAATTTGAAAGGGAAGTGGCCAAGCTTAATGAAGTCTTAGAATGTTATCATATTAGTGGCGATTATGATTACCTTATAAAAGTTTTGGTAGAAGATATGGAAGCGTTTAGGGAGTTTATGGTCAAAAAACTAACCACCATTGACCATATTGGTAGTACCTATAGTATGTTTATGATTAATGAAGTGAAACATACCACAGCAATTTCAATATAA
- a CDS encoding aminotransferase class I/II-fold pyridoxal phosphate-dependent enzyme: protein MAFKPANNIQDLQYFGEFGGVNPSISDSSTYTFLSAKTMFDTFEGNADGCYLYSRHSSPSNLYLGEALAAMEGTETATVTASGMGAITPVLLQLCDAGDHVVSSRTIYGGTYAFLKNFTPRLGIETTFIDITKLDIVEAAITPKTKVLYCESVSNPLLEVADIKGLSKLAQKHKLKLVVDNTFSPLSISPVKLGADIVVHSLTKFINGSSDTVGGVVCGRQELIDDLRNVNSGAAMLLGSTMDSLRSASVLKNLRTLHIRMMQHSHNATFLAEKFENDGLKTVYPGLTSHPSHELFKSMMNEKYGFGGMMTIDVGTLDKANALMEMMQERNLGYLAVSLGFYKTLFSAPGSSTSSEIPEEEQEAMGLSDGLIRFSIGLDADIERTYEMMKACMVELDIL, encoded by the coding sequence ATGGCTTTTAAACCTGCAAACAATATTCAAGATTTACAATACTTCGGTGAATTCGGAGGTGTGAATCCTTCCATTTCAGATTCATCAACCTATACGTTCTTATCTGCAAAAACAATGTTCGATACCTTTGAAGGTAATGCTGATGGCTGTTATTTATACTCGCGTCATTCATCGCCCTCAAACTTATATTTAGGCGAAGCTTTAGCTGCGATGGAAGGAACGGAGACAGCAACCGTTACAGCTTCAGGAATGGGAGCTATTACACCTGTATTGTTACAACTTTGCGATGCTGGAGATCATGTAGTAAGTAGCAGAACGATCTATGGAGGCACTTATGCTTTTCTTAAAAATTTTACGCCGCGTTTGGGTATTGAGACGACATTTATTGATATTACAAAACTAGATATTGTGGAAGCTGCAATTACACCGAAAACAAAAGTCTTGTATTGCGAATCCGTTAGCAATCCGCTATTAGAAGTTGCTGATATAAAGGGATTATCTAAACTAGCACAAAAACACAAGCTTAAATTGGTAGTTGACAATACGTTTTCCCCATTGTCCATTTCCCCTGTAAAATTGGGTGCAGATATCGTGGTACATAGTTTGACCAAATTCATCAACGGCTCTTCTGATACCGTTGGCGGTGTGGTTTGTGGTCGCCAAGAACTGATTGACGATTTACGAAACGTCAATAGTGGTGCTGCTATGCTATTGGGTTCTACCATGGATAGTTTACGTTCGGCTTCGGTTCTAAAGAATCTAAGAACCTTGCATATCAGGATGATGCAACACAGCCATAACGCCACTTTTTTAGCCGAAAAATTTGAAAATGATGGTCTTAAGACCGTTTACCCAGGTTTGACTTCTCACCCATCCCATGAGTTATTTAAATCCATGATGAATGAAAAATATGGCTTTGGTGGTATGATGACCATTGATGTTGGTACTCTAGATAAAGCTAATGCGTTGATGGAAATGATGCAAGAACGCAACCTTGGTTATTTGGCAGTTAGTTTAGGATTCTATAAAACCTTATTCAGTGCACCTGGCAGTTCTACATCGTCTGAAATTCCTGAGGAAGAACAAGAAGCAATGGGCTTGAGTGATGGTTTAATTCGTTTTTCTATCGGATTGGATGCCGATATTGAGAGGACTTATGAGATGATGAAGGCTTGTATGGTGGAATTGGACATTTTATAA
- a CDS encoding autotransporter outer membrane beta-barrel domain-containing protein: MKSIIKFSFFLLFTFALNAQVGIGTTTPNGALEITSITDGLLIPRVALIDLTTPTVLTPTESEIVFNTTSNGTVEPGYYYLADISGALTWVRFGGSGWLLDGNPAVTASNFLGSINDADVAFRRFNLPAGKIGSTNTSFGVGALEVNTNTNNVAFGTNALGSSINGVESVAIGSNALSGSTASGPNAFSGYANIAIGFNTLTNIDPGNDNVAIGYQALQNNIANQVTGTGNRNIGIGYRAGQNNRATGFIAIGFEAGVGNRAANNIAIGTNTLDNHLDTASDRNIAIGTDAMGTGSVVSQTVSKNIAIGFQAGQSITSINNIAIGDQAGLALGGGESNIAIGTATMVQGGGSAFNVAIGVDAMFNYTGGSNVAIGYRANQFNGSGNQSVAIGHSASTANRTNSIAIGYQATASADNEIRLGNNAIAEVITSGIVNAPSFLATGTGTPYADYVFQDYYSGMSEIKSDYKFNTLEKAEAFVLKNGHLPGVKSFAEVMENGFKLELTEATITNLEKIEEQFLYITELNKKIKAQENTISTQYEKIKALEARLDRIEKLLDK, from the coding sequence ATGAAATCAATTATAAAATTTTCATTTTTTTTACTATTTACATTTGCATTAAATGCACAGGTAGGTATAGGTACAACAACTCCTAATGGAGCTCTCGAAATAACCTCAATAACAGATGGTTTACTGATACCAAGAGTTGCGTTAATAGATTTAACCACGCCTACAGTATTAACACCAACAGAATCTGAAATTGTATTTAACACTACAAGTAATGGTACGGTAGAACCCGGTTATTACTACCTCGCTGATATCTCAGGTGCATTAACATGGGTAAGATTTGGTGGTAGTGGTTGGCTTTTAGATGGTAATCCTGCCGTTACAGCTTCTAATTTTTTGGGTTCTATAAACGACGCAGACGTTGCTTTTAGAAGATTCAATTTACCAGCTGGAAAAATTGGTTCAACAAATACATCTTTTGGTGTTGGTGCCTTAGAAGTGAATACAAATACAAACAATGTTGCATTTGGGACAAACGCTTTAGGATCTAGTATTAATGGTGTAGAAAGCGTTGCTATTGGAAGTAACGCCTTATCTGGTTCTACCGCTTCTGGCCCTAATGCTTTTTCAGGATATGCCAATATAGCAATTGGGTTCAATACACTCACAAATATAGATCCTGGAAATGACAATGTAGCCATAGGCTATCAAGCGCTTCAAAATAATATCGCCAATCAAGTTACTGGTACTGGAAATAGAAATATTGGAATAGGTTATAGAGCGGGACAAAATAACCGAGCAACTGGATTTATCGCGATTGGTTTTGAAGCTGGTGTTGGCAATAGAGCTGCAAATAATATCGCTATCGGTACTAATACTTTAGACAATCATTTGGATACAGCTTCCGATCGCAATATAGCCATTGGGACAGATGCTATGGGTACAGGCTCTGTTGTGTCACAAACGGTTTCAAAGAATATTGCTATAGGATTTCAAGCTGGTCAGTCCATAACATCAATTAATAATATAGCTATCGGAGATCAGGCAGGATTAGCGTTAGGAGGAGGAGAGTCTAATATTGCTATTGGTACTGCTACTATGGTTCAAGGTGGTGGTTCCGCATTTAATGTGGCAATTGGTGTAGATGCTATGTTTAATTATACAGGTGGTAGTAACGTGGCAATAGGTTACAGAGCTAATCAATTTAATGGAAGTGGAAATCAAAGTGTTGCTATTGGTCATAGTGCTAGTACGGCTAACCGAACAAATTCAATAGCTATTGGATATCAGGCAACTGCTTCCGCGGATAATGAAATTCGCTTAGGTAATAATGCTATTGCTGAAGTCATAACGTCTGGTATTGTTAATGCACCGAGTTTTTTAGCAACAGGAACAGGCACACCATATGCAGATTATGTTTTTCAAGATTACTATAGCGGAATGTCTGAAATTAAGTCTGATTATAAATTTAATACATTAGAAAAGGCAGAAGCGTTTGTGCTTAAAAACGGTCATTTACCTGGTGTAAAATCGTTTGCTGAAGTTATGGAGAATGGCTTTAAATTAGAACTTACAGAAGCTACTATTACAAATTTGGAGAAAATAGAAGAACAATTTCTTTATATAACTGAACTGAATAAGAAAATAAAAGCACAAGAAAATACGATAAGCACACAATATGAAAAAATAAAAGCTCTTGAAGCGCGATTAGACAGAATAGAAAAGCTTTTAGATAAATAA
- the nhaC gene encoding Na+/H+ antiporter NhaC: MESQDINPRQPQHEHIVENKELNIWEALIPVIALVGMLAYNVFVYGDDALSGSNQFILILGAAVAAVIGLYNKVTFSQMIDEVAENIKSTTGALLILLMVGALAGTWLISGIIPAMIYYGLQVLNPTIFLAACVIICAIISIATGSSWTTSATVGIALIGIGEALGISLGMTAGAVLSGAYFGDKMSPLSDTTNLAPAMAGSELFSHIRYMALTTVPTIIVTLIVFIILGFTQNTEGVADTSILINDINKTFNINGWLFLVPLAVIFLIIKKTSPLIALLIGTLLGGVFALIFQPQIVAQIAGVDQLTFNSAYKGIMDAITVKTTIATENETLQSLFSASGKGMSGMLGTIWLIICAMVFGGIMDAIGALSKISKALLKLATTTFGLFASTVASCLALNVTASDQYLALVVPGKMFKKAYEDKGLAPENLSRTLEDSGTVTSVLIPWNTCGAYQSGVLGVSVADYFVYAIFNWLSPFTTLVFAAFRIKIKMLTKKKV; this comes from the coding sequence ATGGAAAGCCAAGACATTAATCCAAGACAACCACAACATGAGCATATTGTTGAAAATAAAGAACTAAATATTTGGGAGGCTCTAATTCCTGTAATTGCTTTAGTCGGCATGCTTGCTTATAATGTTTTTGTCTATGGCGATGACGCTTTAAGTGGTAGCAATCAATTTATTTTAATTTTAGGGGCAGCAGTTGCGGCTGTTATTGGACTTTATAACAAAGTTACTTTTAGTCAAATGATTGATGAAGTTGCCGAGAACATAAAATCAACTACTGGTGCTTTATTGATATTATTAATGGTTGGAGCTTTGGCAGGCACATGGCTAATTAGTGGAATTATACCTGCTATGATTTATTATGGTCTTCAAGTTCTAAATCCTACTATTTTTTTAGCTGCTTGTGTTATTATATGTGCTATTATTTCCATTGCTACTGGTAGCTCTTGGACTACTTCAGCAACTGTAGGTATTGCGTTAATTGGGATCGGTGAAGCTTTAGGCATATCATTAGGAATGACGGCAGGTGCTGTTCTGTCTGGCGCATACTTCGGAGATAAAATGTCACCATTAAGTGACACAACAAACCTTGCTCCTGCAATGGCAGGAAGTGAATTATTTTCACATATTAGATACATGGCACTTACTACTGTTCCAACTATAATTGTAACACTTATTGTGTTTATAATCTTAGGTTTTACCCAAAACACTGAGGGAGTTGCAGATACTTCTATACTCATTAATGATATAAATAAAACTTTCAATATTAACGGATGGCTATTTTTAGTTCCATTAGCTGTAATATTTCTAATAATAAAAAAAACATCTCCTCTAATCGCATTACTAATTGGAACATTGCTCGGTGGTGTTTTTGCATTAATTTTTCAACCTCAAATTGTAGCTCAAATCGCTGGTGTAGACCAATTAACTTTCAATTCTGCATATAAAGGAATTATGGATGCTATTACAGTAAAGACAACTATCGCTACAGAAAATGAAACTCTACAAAGCCTATTTTCCGCTTCAGGAAAAGGAATGAGTGGTATGTTAGGCACAATATGGCTAATTATATGTGCTATGGTTTTCGGAGGAATTATGGATGCTATTGGTGCTCTTTCTAAAATAAGCAAAGCACTATTAAAGTTAGCAACTACAACTTTTGGGTTATTTGCAAGTACAGTTGCAAGTTGTTTAGCTCTTAACGTAACAGCATCTGATCAATATTTAGCACTTGTTGTACCTGGAAAAATGTTTAAAAAAGCCTATGAGGATAAAGGTTTAGCTCCTGAAAATTTAAGTCGTACATTAGAGGATTCTGGTACAGTAACCTCTGTTCTTATTCCTTGGAATACTTGTGGTGCTTACCAAAGTGGTGTCTTAGGTGTTAGCGTCGCAGATTACTTTGTCTATGCTATATTCAATTGGTTAAGTCCATTTACAACCTTAGTTTTCGCTGCCTTCAGAATTAAAATAAAAATGTTAACAAAAAAGAAGGTTTAA
- a CDS encoding peroxiredoxin: MALVGRQFPNLSVNAMNDMGDTFKVNVLEEAKNNNKKVVLFWYPKDFTFVCPTELHAFQAALGEFEKRNTIVIGASCDTAEVHFAWLSTAKDNGGIEGVTYPLLADSNRNLASALGILDIFNEQYNEETGLLTVEGDNVTYRATYIIDEEGTIQHESVNNMPLGRNVKEYLRIIDALTHVQEKGEVCPANWEDGKDAMKANAEGTREYLKAHLN, from the coding sequence ATGGCATTAGTAGGAAGACAATTTCCAAATTTAAGCGTAAACGCTATGAACGACATGGGCGACACTTTTAAAGTGAACGTTCTTGAAGAAGCGAAAAACAATAATAAAAAAGTCGTATTATTCTGGTATCCAAAAGATTTCACTTTTGTTTGCCCAACAGAATTACACGCCTTTCAAGCCGCTTTAGGGGAGTTTGAAAAAAGAAACACTATAGTTATTGGTGCATCTTGTGATACTGCTGAAGTTCACTTTGCATGGTTAAGCACTGCCAAAGACAATGGAGGAATCGAAGGTGTAACATATCCACTTTTGGCAGATTCTAACCGTAACTTAGCTTCAGCCTTAGGCATCCTCGATATTTTTAACGAACAGTATAATGAAGAAACAGGACTTTTAACTGTTGAAGGTGACAACGTAACCTACAGAGCGACTTACATCATCGATGAAGAAGGAACCATTCAGCATGAAAGTGTGAACAACATGCCATTAGGCAGAAATGTGAAGGAATACTTAAGAATTATCGATGCGTTAACGCACGTACAGGAAAAAGGTGAAGTTTGTCCTGCAAACTGGGAAGATGGCAAAGATGCCATGAAAGCCAATGCAGAAGGTACTCGTGAGTATTTGAAGGCACACTTAAACTAG
- a CDS encoding thioredoxin family protein: protein MIQELDKDNLQDIIAENETVVVQYSATWCGNCRIMKPKFKKLATENENANFVIADAEKFPDSRKLATVDNLPTFATFKNGEFKGQVQTNKFDVLKELVEEAI, encoded by the coding sequence ATGATTCAAGAATTAGATAAAGATAACTTACAAGACATCATTGCAGAAAACGAAACCGTTGTGGTTCAGTATTCTGCTACTTGGTGTGGTAATTGCCGCATCATGAAACCAAAATTCAAGAAATTAGCAACAGAAAACGAGAATGCAAATTTCGTTATTGCTGATGCTGAGAAATTTCCTGACAGTAGAAAATTGGCCACAGTAGATAATTTACCAACCTTTGCGACGTTCAAGAATGGCGAATTTAAAGGCCAAGTACAAACTAATAAGTTTGACGTTTTAAAGGAACTTGTTGAAGAAGCTATATAA
- a CDS encoding DUF6952 family protein, whose product MKLPVIKNLTQFIEDNDEDYIVETIETLENLTEVPSLKDEELDVIGELISNMYGAIEVHKMVKDGTPKKEALNKFMSRVLGSIDK is encoded by the coding sequence ATGAAATTACCAGTAATTAAAAATTTGACGCAGTTCATTGAAGACAATGACGAGGATTATATCGTTGAAACCATTGAAACGCTCGAAAATCTAACGGAAGTACCTTCTCTAAAAGATGAAGAACTCGATGTTATAGGCGAGTTAATTTCCAACATGTATGGCGCCATTGAGGTCCATAAAATGGTGAAAGATGGCACACCTAAAAAAGAGGCATTAAATAAATTTATGTCTCGCGTTTTGGGATCGATTGATAAATAA
- the katG gene encoding catalase/peroxidase HPI — MDNKNTETFELNNNDASQCPFLSGKQEAVAGGGVKNRDWWPNELKLNILRQHASKNDPLGDDFDYAEAFKSVNFSELKQDVLNLMTDSQDWWPADYGHYGGFMIRMAWHSAGTYRVGDGRGGAGTGNQRFAPINSWPDNGNLDKARLLLWPIKQKYGRKVSWADLMILAGNCALESMGFPTFGFAGGREDIWEPEQDVYWGSETEWGANEERYGNSDNYNERDLEDPLAAVMMGWIYVNPEGPDGKPDPMGSAKDVRETFGRMAMNDEETVALVAGGHTFGKAHGAADPNEYVGVEPHGSPIEDMSMGWKNSFNSGVLDDVITSGIEGAWTPHPTRWDNEYFDVLLNNEWELVKSPAGAHQWTPTADSNAPMAPKAGDANGRQALMMTTADIALKTDPAYLEISKRFHKDHKAFEDAFARAWYKLTHRDMGPIDRYLGPEVPSEELIWQDPIPKVDYNLSDADISSLKQMLMDSGLSISELVRTAWASASTYRNSDKRGGANGARLRLEPQRSWKVNNPEELDKVLKVLSDIQSKFDGTISMADLIVLAGTVGVEEAAKKAGHNISVPFSQGRGDASQEQTDIEQFNYLKPLGDGFRNYQNANMDIKAEDLLIDKANLMSLSIPEMTVLVGGMRVLGANYDGSRHGVFTDNVGSLTNDFFKNLLDLSITWKAATSEEKEFIGRDRKTGAMKFSATRADLIFGSNSELRAVCEVYGANDGEEKFVKDFVSAWTKVMNADRFDLK; from the coding sequence ATGGACAATAAAAACACAGAGACTTTTGAACTTAATAACAACGATGCGAGTCAATGCCCATTCTTAAGCGGAAAGCAAGAAGCGGTCGCAGGAGGTGGTGTAAAAAACAGGGATTGGTGGCCAAATGAATTAAAATTGAATATTTTAAGACAGCATGCCTCAAAGAACGATCCTTTAGGTGACGATTTTGATTATGCTGAAGCGTTTAAGAGCGTCAACTTTTCAGAATTAAAGCAAGATGTTCTTAATTTAATGACGGATTCACAAGACTGGTGGCCTGCCGATTATGGGCATTATGGTGGTTTTATGATTCGTATGGCATGGCATAGTGCTGGTACTTATAGAGTAGGTGATGGACGTGGTGGTGCTGGTACAGGTAATCAACGTTTTGCACCGATAAATAGCTGGCCAGATAATGGTAACTTGGATAAAGCGAGATTGTTATTATGGCCAATTAAGCAAAAATATGGTAGAAAAGTATCTTGGGCAGATCTTATGATTTTAGCAGGAAATTGTGCTCTAGAATCCATGGGCTTCCCAACCTTTGGTTTTGCAGGTGGAAGAGAGGATATTTGGGAGCCAGAACAAGATGTATATTGGGGAAGTGAAACGGAATGGGGCGCCAATGAAGAACGTTACGGAAACAGTGATAACTATAACGAACGTGACTTAGAAGACCCATTAGCTGCGGTAATGATGGGTTGGATTTACGTTAATCCTGAAGGTCCAGACGGCAAACCAGATCCAATGGGTTCTGCCAAGGATGTAAGGGAAACGTTTGGTAGAATGGCAATGAACGATGAAGAAACGGTAGCTTTGGTGGCAGGTGGTCATACATTTGGTAAAGCACATGGTGCGGCAGATCCGAATGAATATGTTGGCGTTGAACCTCATGGATCGCCGATTGAAGATATGAGTATGGGATGGAAGAATTCATTTAATAGTGGTGTATTGGATGATGTTATTACCAGTGGTATCGAAGGTGCATGGACACCGCATCCAACACGTTGGGACAATGAATATTTCGATGTTTTATTAAATAATGAGTGGGAATTAGTAAAAAGTCCAGCTGGTGCCCACCAATGGACACCAACGGCTGATTCTAATGCGCCAATGGCACCAAAAGCTGGTGATGCTAATGGCAGACAAGCGCTGATGATGACTACTGCAGATATTGCGTTAAAAACCGATCCTGCATATCTGGAAATTTCAAAACGTTTCCACAAAGATCATAAAGCCTTTGAAGACGCGTTTGCCAGAGCTTGGTACAAGCTAACACATAGAGATATGGGACCAATAGATCGTTATTTAGGACCAGAAGTACCAAGTGAGGAATTAATTTGGCAAGATCCAATTCCTAAAGTGGATTATAATCTAAGTGATGCTGATATTTCGTCTTTAAAGCAAATGCTAATGGACTCTGGTTTGTCAATATCAGAACTAGTAAGAACAGCTTGGGCTTCGGCTTCAACTTATAGAAACTCTGACAAAAGAGGTGGCGCTAATGGTGCACGTTTACGTTTAGAGCCACAACGCAGCTGGAAAGTAAATAATCCTGAAGAACTGGATAAAGTATTGAAAGTACTTTCCGACATTCAATCTAAATTTGATGGAACGATTTCTATGGCCGATTTAATAGTATTGGCAGGTACAGTTGGTGTTGAAGAAGCAGCCAAGAAAGCAGGTCATAACATTTCTGTGCCATTTTCACAGGGTAGAGGTGATGCGTCACAAGAGCAAACGGATATTGAGCAATTTAATTATTTGAAACCTCTTGGTGATGGTTTTAGAAATTACCAAAATGCGAATATGGATATCAAAGCTGAAGATTTATTAATTGACAAAGCGAACTTGATGTCACTTTCAATTCCAGAAATGACCGTTTTAGTAGGAGGTATGCGTGTTTTGGGAGCAAATTATGATGGCTCTAGACATGGTGTGTTTACGGATAACGTAGGAAGCTTAACCAATGATTTCTTTAAAAATCTATTAGATTTATCAATCACTTGGAAAGCCGCTACATCAGAAGAAAAAGAATTTATAGGTCGTGACCGAAAAACAGGAGCGATGAAATTCTCAGCCACAAGAGCAGATTTAATCTTTGGTTCTAATTCGGAATTAAGAGCGGTTTGTGAAGTTTACGGCGCAAATGATGGCGAAGAAAAATTTGTAAAGGATTTTGTCTCAGCTTGGACTAAAGTGATGAATGCTGATCGTTTTGATTTGAAGTAA
- a CDS encoding putative signal transducing protein: protein MSTIEYTKVYEGSSILAIRVRDELERTGIIPIIKDEGESQRLGGQGSINSGYQEVFVHNDELDKAMVIVNRVKAEMEASS from the coding sequence ATGAGCACGATAGAATATACAAAAGTTTATGAAGGTAGTTCCATTTTAGCTATCCGAGTTAGAGACGAATTAGAGCGTACAGGAATTATTCCCATAATAAAAGACGAAGGCGAATCACAACGATTAGGAGGTCAAGGTTCAATCAACAGTGGTTATCAAGAAGTATTTGTGCATAACGATGAATTAGATAAAGCCATGGTCATTGTGAATCGTGTTAAGGCTGAGATGGAAGCTTCTTCTTAG